In Rutidosis leptorrhynchoides isolate AG116_Rl617_1_P2 chromosome 2, CSIRO_AGI_Rlap_v1, whole genome shotgun sequence, one genomic interval encodes:
- the LOC139889639 gene encoding protein ALP1-like: MDKTFKMLEFIIDDDSDDEKIYNFVSSLADEDVEGEATSSQVPRPRTYIPRDREDAAVRLYNDYFSETPNYTEKNFKRRYRMSRELFLRIIEGISNFNSSDIPDYFMFFRECPDATGRQSLTILQKCTAAIRQMAYGTTPDLHDEYIKIGEKTAALCLDNFCRCVFHLFARQYLRKPKAEDIARLYSFHAQKHGLPGMLGSIDCMHWEWKNCPIAWQGQYTRGDKKGPSIMLEAVASQDLWIWHAFFGMAGANNDINVLNYSSLFNTIKNGTAPPSPFDVNGHHYERSYYLGEGIYPDWAMFQESARKDIERAFGVLQGRFQMLKTPARSMDFNKIRRHMYACIVLHNMIQENNGFVIGKKEERMIQRNPPRRLHRDLRDRDAMVKEIRDKQVHKQLEADLTEHV; the protein is encoded by the exons ATGGATAAAACATTCAAAATGCTCGAATTTATTATTGATGACGATTCGGATGatgaaaaaatatataattttgttaGTAGTTTGGCGGACGAAGATGTCGAGGGAGAAGCTACAAGTTCACAAGTCCCTCGCCCTCGTACCTATATTCCAAGGGATCGTGAAGATGCGGCAGTGAGGTTATACAACGATTATTTTTCTGAAACTCCAAATTATACGGAAAAGAACTTTAAACGACGTTATCGAATGAGTCGTGAATTATTTCTCCGTATCATCGAAGGTATATCAAACTTTAATAGTAGCGATATTCCCGATTATTTTATGTTTTTTAGGGAATGTCCCGATGCTACTGGTCGTCAAAGTTTGACGATACTTCAAAAATGCACTGCGGCCATACGTCAAATGGCGTATGGAACTACACCTGATTTACATGACGAATACATAAAAATTGGTGAGAAAACAGCTGCTTTATGTTTAGATAATTTTTGTAGATGCGTGTTTCATTTGTTTGCTAGACAGTACTTGAGAAAACCAAAAGCCGAAGATATTGCTCGGCTTTATAGTTTTCATGCCCAAAAACATGGTTTACCGGGTATGCTTGgtagtattgattgtatgcattgggagtgGAAGAATTGTCCAATTGCGTGGCAAGGTCAATATACTAGAGGTGATAAAAAAGGCCCGTCCATTATGCTAGAAGCAGTCGCCTCGCAAGATTTGTGGATATGGCATGCATTCTTTGGTATGGCAGGTGCGAACAACGACATTAACGTTTTAAATTATTCATCATTGTTCAACACTATTAAAAATGGAACTGCTCCACCTTCACCATTCGATGTTAATGGGCATCACTACGAAAGAAGTTATTACCTAGGTGAAGGTATATACCCCGATTGGGCAAT GTTTCAAGAAAGTGCAAGAAAAGATATTGAGCGTGCATTTGGAGTATTACAGGGTAGATTTCAAATGTTAAAAACTCCGGCGAGATCTATGGACTTCAACAAAATAAGAAGACATATGTATGCATGTATCGTATTACATAACATGATTCAAGAAAATAACGGGTTTGTTATTGGGAAGAAAGAAGAAAGAATGATACAACGGAACCCACCACGACGGTTACACAGGGATTTGAGGGATCGAGATGCAATGGTTAAGGAAATAAGAGATAAGCAAGTTCACAAACAGTTAGAGGCAGATTTAACCGAGCACGTTTGA